GATTCCAAATCCGACCATGATGTTCCAGGAACCCAGTTGCGGCACCGGAAACTGCCCCGAGAACATGTAATAAGTAATGATCCACAACAACCCAACGATCATGAGACCGAACATGACCACCTTGTACCAGAGCGGACTGGGCAACGACTGATCGGGGCCAGCGGACTCCTGCCGGGCAGCCTGCCGGGAGGCGGGCTTCTTGCGGGACTTAGACTCGGGCACGGGTCCTCCTTGTGGCGCCAACAACTAGCGCCGATACGTAAACATAACGTTCGATACAGGTCCGACGACAGCCGCAGTATACTAGAAGCAAGACGACGGCCGTCAATGCGGTTTCACCAACCAATTCTAACGAAGATTGCCTGTAAGCGGGCCGTATAGCAGGGCGGCGTTGAAAATGATCAGGAGAACGAGTGATTCGAGCACGTCGACGCGGCGTCCTCCAGACCACAATTCAGGTCGCCGGGGAGCTACTCATCACCCTCGGAGTGGTTCTCCTGCTCTTTGTGGGCTGGGAACTCTGGTGGACCAATATCGAGTCCAACCAGAAGCAGGACGCCGCCATAGAGAACCTGCTGGCAGACTTCAACGCACCCGTCGTTCCACAAACTGAACCGCAGCAGCCCCAAGACTACGGGGATCCTCCGGTGCTGGAGGCTGTGCAGGAGGGCGAGACCTTCGCAGTCGTCTATATCCCGCGTTTTGGGGCAGAATATACTCGACCGGTGACCGACGGCGTCGGCGTGGCTGTCCTCGACAATCTGGGACTTGGCCATTACCCGGACACGGTATTACCCGGCGGTGTTGGCAATTTTGCGTTGGCAGGACACCGGCAAACCCACGGCATGGTGCTCGACGCCATTCACATGCTGGTCCCCGGGGACCGCATCTTCGTTCAGACCCGTGACGGCTACTACACCTACGTGTACCGGAATAACCAGATAGTCCTACCAAACCGCACCGATGTCATTGCGCCCGTACCAACTCAGCCTGGGGCCACGCCCGTTGAGCGAATCATGACGCTAACAAGTTGCAACCCCCGCTTTGGAGCCGAGGAACGGATCATTGCGTACTCGATCATGGACTCTTGGCAGCCCCTCTCCGCGGGCCCTCCCGCCGAAATCGCCGAACTCGTAGCCAACAACGCAGAAAAGGGAGCCTGAATGTACGGCTGGATCTTTACGCACCTACCCGGACCGTTGTGGGCGCGCATCATGATCTCGATATTGTTGATCGCAACAGTTATCCTGCTCTTGCTGACCATCGTCTTTCCTTGGTTGTCGCAGTTCAATCCACTCACAGATTCCACGATTGGTACGTCCTAGACCATGAACCAGACTTTCCGCATCCTCGTCGTCGACAATTACGACAGCTTTGTCTACACGCTGGTGGGTTACCTTCAGGAATTGGGTGCGGAGACCACTGTCGTAAGGAACGACGACGTCAGTCTCCCCGAGGCCATCGAGCTCGCCGAGGCCCGTGACGGCGTGCTCATTTCTCCCGGCCCAGGTGCTCCCGCGAAAGCCGGAATCTGCGTGGACCTCATCCGTTGGTGTGGTGTGAGCATGAAGCCCATGTTGGGTGTGTGCCTGGGGCATCAAGCCCTCGCCGAGGCCTACGGGGGTACCGTGACACACGCGCCGGAGCTCATGCACGGAAAGACGTCTGAGATTGAACACTCAGGCGGCAACGTGTTCGCAGGGCTCCCCTCACCGCTAACCGTCACGCGCTATCATTCGTTGGCCGCGGTGTCAGAGACTATCCCGGCGGTCCTTGAGGTAACGTCCACAACCGCCAGCGGCGTCATCATGGGTTTGGCGCACCGTACCGCACCGCTGATCGGTGTCCAGTTTCATCCCGAATCGGTACTCACCGAGGGTGGGTACCAAATGCTGGGGAACTGGCTGGAATCCATGGGAATGGGTGGCGCGGCGGAGCGCGCATCGGGACTCAGCCCCTTGATCAGCCGCTAACCCTTGTCCTTATTGGGCGGATTGTCCGGACCCTTCTCGGGCTTTCCGGAGTCCTTAGAAGGATCCGTGGACTTTTCTGGATCGGGTTTGCTGGTTTCCTCGTCCTTTGGAGCCTTTTCCGGTTCGGTGGCAACAGTCACCTCCACAACCGATCCAGGCTCCACCTCAGTGCCCGGAGGATAGCTCTGGGAGGTGATTGTCCCCGGTGCCACGACGGAGTTCTCTTCGTCCTTGAACTCGACGCGCAGGCTCAAAGCTGGATCCGTGAGTGTCGCTTCAGCTTCTTCTTTAGTCATGTCCACCACATTGGGAACCTTGACGGTTCCCGTGGAAATGACCAGATTCACCGTCGCATCGATTTTGACCTTCTCACCGAGCCCGGGATCTGTGGCAACTAGTCGGTCCCTGGGCACGCTGGCGCTGTTCGTTGTGGTGGTTGTCCCCGTAGTCAGGCCAAGACGCTGCAGCGTGTCACGTACCGCCGACTCCGTCTGACCCGCCAGATCGCCGGGGATAACGACAGACGAAGGCCCCTTGGAGACTACGATGGTCACTTCACTGTCCGGCAGGACCTGCTCGCCAGCCTCTGGAGAGGACTCAATGACCGTGCCCTGCTCCACCGAGTCATGGAAGTCTTCCTCAACCTGTGGGGTGAGACCAGCACCGTAGATCTCGTTCTGCGCCTCTGTTTCCGTCATCTCCGCAACGGTTGGAACCGCAACAGTGACAGGTTCCTCTGGCTGATTCATCTGGAGCAGAATGTAAGCTCCTGCGGCTAGAACGAGCGCCAGAACGATGAACAGTGTCACGATCCAGGCCCGACGGCGCTTCCGCCTGTCATCATGAGGATCATCGTCGCGGTTCAGTGCCATGACTGAAGTCCGTTCATCCTCATCCAGAGCCTCTTCGTCAGGATGAACGTCGTCGTTCGTCAGCCTGCCACCAGCCCTCATACGTGCCATCGAGCGCGTCTCGCGCATGTCGACGTCGTTCGTCGCCATCCCGGCCACGCCAACTGTGGACATGGCCTCCGTCGGCGGCGCCCCTTCGGAACCATCTGGTGCAACAGCCACGCCCCTGCGTGCACTCTGAAGTGCGTCACGGAAATCAGCAGCATCCTGGAACCTGTGCGCGCGGTCCTTCTGCAAAGCCTTCGCAAGCACAGAATCCAGAGCAGCCGAAACGTCCTCGTTATAGACGCTCGGCGCATCCGGGTGCTCGCGCACGTGCTGGTACGCAACGGATACAGGGCTGTCGCCGACAAACGGGGGGCGGCCAGCAAGCATTTCATAGAGAACACACGCAGCGGAGTAGAGGTCGCTGCGCGCATCCACTGTTTCACCGCGGGCCTGCTCCGGTGAGAGATACTGTGCAGTACCCAGAACCGCCTGAGTCTGGGTCATGGTGGCCGCGGAATCCGCCATAGCGCGAGCGATACCAAAGTCCATGACCTTGACCGCGCCATCAGGGGTAATCATGACGTTGGCCGGCTTGATATCGCGGTGAACAATGCCAGCCCGATGACTGTATTCCAGGGCGGCGAGGATACCAATCGTATGGTGAACTGCACCATCGACCGATAGTTCCCGGGACTTGATGTACTCGCGGATAGTTCGTCCGGCAACGTACTCCATGACGATGAACGGAACACGTACGTCGTCGTGCGCTGCGGCATTTGGCATGTCCTGATCCCCAGTGTCGAAGATCGAGACGATTGCCGGATGATTTAGGGCTGCCACGGCCTGAGCTTCTCGGCGGAACCGCGACTGGAACAGTGGATCGCGGGCCAGATCCGGACGGAGCACCTTGATGGCCACCGAACGGCCCAGCAGGATGTCACGGGCAAGGTACACATCGGCCATGCCGCCTCGGCCGATGAGTTCACCTACCTCGTAACGCCCGTTGAGGACGCGTTCAGGATTCACTAGGGGTGTCCTTTCATCCGGATCAGCTGTTACTGGTGCGAGTTGCTATGGGCTGGTTGGCGAAGGGGTGGGCTCCGGCTGTGGATTACCGGTATCCGCCGGCGGGCCGGCCGAAACGAAGTAGGTCACCGTGCTGCCCTTGTCCACCTCTTGGCCCTCACCTGGATTCAGCTGCAGCACTGAACCCTGCTCCTGCGTGGACGGACGTGCACCACCGTTGGCGGGAACCAACTCCGCAGCTACCAGCTGTTGCCGGACAACGTTTTCCTGTTCGCCAATCAGGCCGCCAGGAACGGTGACCTGCTCCGCTCCCGTGGAATAGGTAACGGTGACTGCGTCCCCACGCTGCAGCGTGCCAACAGGCTGAACCTGAGTCACGATGTCTACCGGAACCTCAGCATTCGGCTGCGGATCCTCCACAACCTTGAGTCCCAGACCGGACAGCTCGGAGACTACCTGATTCAGCGGCTGCCCCTCATAAGCAGCGGCGTTCACCACTATCTCTTCAGGGACTTCCGTCGTTGGCTCCTGGCTGGGAGTTTCAGATTCGGACTCACTCTGGGACGGCGACGGAGATGTAGACGGAGATTCAGAGGGAGACTTTGAAGTTGCCGGAGCAGAAGAAGACGGCGAGGTGCTCTCATCGTCCGCTGGGGAGAGCCCCTGGACGACAAAGAACCCGGCAACAGTTAAAATGATCAGGAGCAGAAGTGCGATCAGTGGAAGCGTCCACGGGCTGCGTCCACGACGTTCCGCCACGGGCTCTTCATCAAACTCCTCCTCAGTATTCCATTCCCGCTGTGCCGCTACGTCACCGGTATTTGCCGCAGCAGCCGCCCCAGCCCCCGCACCAGCCACAGTAGGCAGTGCCGACGTCGACGGCCGGGAAATAGCCTGCGTGGAGTCCTCTGGAGTAAGGGGAACCGCCGTGGTGGCGTCGTCGTCGCCCGTGAAGAGCAACATGCCGGGAACCGCAACCTCAGCAGCCCTGATGTCTCCACGCTGAATAGCGCTGACCGCCCGAGTCAAGGCATCCGCATTTGCTGGCCGATCTGCAGGATCCTTGGCGAGCATGGACATGACCAAGGCACGTACCGGAGCCGGCACCGACGTCGGCAACGGTGGCGGCGTGTCATTGACCTGCGCCAGCGCGATGGCGATCTGTGATTCGCCCGAGAACGGCCGACGGCCAGCAAGGACCTCGTAGCCGATGATTCCCAGCGCATAAATATCCGAAGAACCCGTAGCCTGCTGACCTGTGGCCTGTTCAGGGGCCAGGTACTGGGCAGTACCCATGACCTGACCGGTTTGCGTCAACGGCACCTGATCCGCGATGCGGGCAATACCGAAGTCCGTGATCTTGACCTTGCCGTCTGGCATGATCAGCAGGTTACCGGGCTTGACGTCGCGGTGGACAAGGCCCTGTTCATGCGCGGCAGACAACGCAGCCGACGTCTGACCAATGACCGAGAGGGTACGTTCTGGTGACAGAGTGCGGTCGCGTTCGATGATTGCCGACAGTGGTTGGCCGGGCACCAGCTCCATGACCAGGTAGCCGGAGCCCTCCTCCTCGCCGTAGTCGAAGACATTGGCAATGCCAGGGTGGCTCAGCAGCGCAGTGTGGCGTGCTTCAGCACGGAAACGGTTGAGGAAGCCGGGGTCACCGGTATATTCCTCTTTCAGAATCTTTATGGCGACCACACGCCCAAGAACCTGGTCCTTGGCCTTCCAGACCTCACCCATTCCCCCAATAGCGATGCGGTCCGTGAGCTGGTACCTGCCGCCTAAGGTGATACCTGTTGTAGGTCTCACTTGTTCAACACCGCCTCTAGAAGTTTCTTAGCGCTTGGACTTGTTAGTTGTGCCCCCGTTGGGACGTCTACATTTTCAATGACAATCGTGACCACAACCTTTGGATCATCCGCCGGAGCAAAACCGGTGTACCAGGAATTGTTGCCCGTGGTCCCCTGAAGCAGTTCTGCGGTTCCTGTCTTGGATGCCACATCGACACCGGGAATCTGTGCACTGGTTGCGGTGCCGCGCTCTGTAGTTCCGATCATCCATTCGGTGATCTGGTTCGCTACCTCCGGCGAAGTGGAGGTGTTCAGGACCTCCGGCTGTGGCTCCTCTATGACCCGCAGATCCGGAGCACGAACCGAACGGACCAGCTGCGGCTTCATCTGAACGCCGTCGTTGGCAATCGCCGCTGTCATCATGGCAATCTCCAGCGGGGTGGCCTTCACGTTGTACTGACCAATGGCCGATTGCGCCAGTTGTGGTTCGTTGAGATCCTCTTCGGGAAACTGGCTCGGCTCCACGCGAGTGGGTATGAACAGCTGCTCACCGAAGCCGAATTCGCGTGCTTCTTTGAGGATAGTGTCCTGACCCAGTTCAAGTGCGATTCCGGCAAACGCGGTATTGCAGGAATGTGCGAGTGCGAAGGCAAAGTCCGCCACTGAACGGCTGGAACACTGTCCGCCGACGTAGTTTGGCAGCTGGTACGTGGTTCCCTTGAGTTCAAGGTTCTGCGGGTTCGGCAGCTCCGAATCGGCATCATACTGATCAGATTCCAGGGCCGCGGCTGTGTCAATGATTTTGAACACTGAACCGGGCGCGAGCAGCTTCTGGGTAGCCGGATTGATGTAAGGAGACAATCCGGGGGTATTGATCAGCTGCTGCATGTTTTCGTTTACTACTTGCGTATTGGCTCCAGCTAGCAGATTCGGATCATAGGAGGGCTTCGATACCATCGCCTTGATGTCCCCTGTTGCAGGGTCCATCACCACTATTGAGCCCTGTTGGCCCTCAGGGATGAGGTCCCATGCAAGCTGCTGCAGTTGTGGGTCAATGGTTAGTTCGACCGAGGCGCCCTGCCCCATACTGCCGTTGAACAAGCCCGCCATACGGTCGAAGAACTGTGAATCGCTGGTACCCGAAAGCTGCTCCTGCAGGGCTGATTCGAGCTGCGTAGCTCCGTGGGAGAGCGAGAAGAACCCGGTCAGGTGGGCGTACATGTTTGGCTCGTTGTATACACGCTGATAGGGGAACGGCCCATCGGTTTCCACCGATTCAGCGATCGGTTTGCCGTCAACGAGTATGGACCCACGATTATCGCCGAAATTCTGCAACACCGTGCGCCGGTTCAAAGGATTATCTGTGAGCGTCTCGGCACCGATGAACTGGACATAGGTCAGCGAACCGAAGAGCAGAGTGAACATGGCAACGGCGACAATCCACGACGTACGAATGGCATGGTTCATGCTGATCCCACCTCTTCGTCCGTTGGCCGTCTTCTAAACGAAGTCTGTTTTCCGGCAAGCACCTTCGGTTGCTCATCAGTGCTGGGGATAGGGCCAGTTACGGCAGGACGCCGCGCTGTTTCCGAAATGGACAACAGCAGGGCAACAATGATCCAGTTTGCCAGCAGAGCGGATCCGCCAGCGGACATGAAGGGCGTGGTCAAACCCGTCAGCGGTATCAAGCGGGTAACGCCTCCGATTACCACAAAGCACTGGAGGGCGATCGTGAACGACAAGCCCGTGGCGAGCAGTTTGCCGAACCCGTCTTTGGTTCCCAACGCGGCCCGGAACCCTCGAGAGATCAAGAGGACATACAAAAGAACGATCGCAAATAACCCGATCAGGCCTAGTTCTTCACCGAGGGACGCAATGATCATGTCTGAATTGGCATACGTCACGAGTCCGGGGCGGCCTTCACCGAGACCTGTCCCCACCAGACCGCCGCTGGCCAGGCCAAAGAGGCCCTGCACCACCTGGCCGCTGCCGCCTGGAACGCGGTCGTAGACCTCTGGATCAAAGGCGTTGATCCAACTGTCGATCCGTAGGGCAACGTGTGAAAAAAGTTGCATAGCCACGAATCCGCCAATAGCGATCATGGCCAGACCAATCAGGATCCAGCTGATGCGTCCTGTCGCGACATAGATCATGGCCATGAATAGACCGAAGAAGAGCACGGATGTCCCCAGGTCCCGCTGGAAGACCAGAACGCCAATACTGACCATCCATGCGGCAATCATGGGCGCCAGATCCTTGAAGCGCGGCAGTTGCAAGGGGCCGATCTTCTTGCCCGCGAGGAGGATGAGATCACGGTTTGTCGATAGATACCCTGCAAAGAATATAGCGAGGGTGATCTTGGCGATTTCTCCCGGCTGGAAAGTGCCGATGCCAACGCTGATCCAAATGCGGGCACCGTTGATGGTCAATCCCAGGGGTGTCAGCGGCAGCAGCAGCAGAACGGCACTGACCAACAGAGAGATATAGGTGAACCGCCGCAACACTCTGTGATCCCTGAAGAGCCAGATGATGGCCGCGGCCGCTACCATGGCGACTGCGGTCAACATAGCCTGGCTGCCAGCAGCATGTTGTTCCTCCGGCAAAGTGAGATCCAAGCGGGCGATCATCGCCAAGCCGATCCCGTTCAGGGCAGTGGCGATGGGGAGAATGAGGGGGTCAGCATACTTAGCCCGGATGCGCAGAATGACGTGGATCGCCAGAGCCAGCCCCGCGAACAGCCCATTGGCCACAAAGAATCCGCTATCCAGCGGCGTTCCACCACCAAGTGCCACCAGGACGTTCGCTCCGACACCGGCAATGAGCGCCAGCAGAAGCAGCATCAGCTCAATGTTCCGCCGTGGTTTGGGGGCTGTTAGTACGTCGCTCATACTCAGTTCCCCTCACAACGTCGGGCTGCGGCCTCACCCGAGATGGCCGGGGCCGACGGGGAAACGGAGGATGTGGGGCTCGAGGTTGGAGAAGATGACGAGCTAGTAGACTTCGAGGCACTGGGACTCGGGCTGGCTTTGCTGCTGGTTGAGGACGTCGGCTCCGGTTTTGGCTCCGGTGAAGTATCTGATTCTGGGGATGGCGCCGTTACCGCACGTGCGGTACAGCGCAGCTCATCCACGATCTCCTGGGCGTGTTCCAGATCCCGGGCAGGAAGCGTGGTCTCTAGCCGGTCTCTTGAGTACTCTGGCAAACTGGAAACGGGGATTTCTGTGACGTCAGTGACCTGGGACAGCTCAATAGGTCCAAGCGTCTGAGAGACGCCATTGAAAATGGCGACGCGGTCGTCGACAGCGGATACGTAGTACCGGGTCTGAGTCCACAGATACCCAAATCCCAGGACCGCGATGAGGATCAGCGTCATCAGCGCAAGGAACGTCGGGATGACCCAACGCCGTCTGGGTGAATCCCGCTGATCAGGAGTCTCTTCTAGGGGAGACCCATCATGCTCGGGCGCCTTGTGCATGAGCAGCTTTGCCGCACGGCGCTCATTCGACTGCTTGGTGACAATCGGGATCTGCCCGGTCTCCGTTGCCAAAGCCGCAGAGCCGACCAATTCGTGGGGTCGTTGTGCCAGATCCCGGCGGATCATATCGGCACGAATAGTATCGTCGACGGTTGTTGTCTTCTGCTTCCGTGCCTGAGAATCTTCAACGGCTGGACCTGGTGCAACTGTGTCGTCGTCGCCGTCGACCCGCGCGCGGACACGCACCGGCTCAGGCGGAACCACCGGCACGACTGAATCGTCCTCGGTGGCCTCAGCTACCTCAATGACAGCAACCGTCACGTTGTCCGGAGCGCCACCGGCGAGGGTGAGCTCTACCAGAGTATTGACGCACTCCCGGAGGCTGGACGACTCCCGAAAAACCTGCTCAATGGCTGCATCTCGCAAAACCGCCATTAAACCGTCAGAGCACAGCAGCCATTTCTCGCCCGGAACGGCGTCGTAGGTTTCAACGTCGAGTTCAGGGCTGGCATCGACATCGCCCAGGACCCGCATCAACACGTTCTTGTGCGGATGGACCTCTGCCTCTTCCGGCCTCAGCCGCCCCTCGTCAATGAGCCGCTGCACAAAGGTGTGGTCTATGCTCATTTGCTCAAAAACATTGTCCTTGAGCCTATACGCACGCGAATCCCCGATATGCGCAAGGGTTATATGGTTTCCATCGAGCAACAGGGCCGTGCAGGTGGTGCCCATACCGGCGAGCTGCGGATTGGTTCCCACGAGTTCGGACAGCAGCGAATTGGCGGTCTGAATTTCATCGGCCAAGATCGTCGCGGCGTCGCCGTCGTATTGATGGTCCAGATGAACAAGGTCCAGCACAGTAGAAGCAGAAGCAATGTTTCCGCCCGCATGGCCACCCATGCCGTCCGCCACAACCGCCAGGTTCTGGCCCACATACGCTGAATCGTCATTTTTAGCACGTGAGCCAACATCGGAGCGCACCGCATAGCGCAGAATTAGCGCCATCCTATGGCCTCAATTCGATGACCGTCTTGCCGATCCGGATGGGTACTCCGGGTTCAACGGGAAGTGCACGCGTCAGTTGGCTTCCAGACACGAAGGTTCCGTTGGTGGAACCCAGGTCTTCCACGAACCATCGACTGCCCTGAGGGAACAGACGCGCGTGCCGACCCGAGGCGTAGTCATCATCCAGAACTAGTGTTGCTTCCTGAGCGCGGCCGAGGAGGATGGGGCTGTTGGTCAGCTCCAGGGTGGTTCCTTTGAGCGGGCCTTCGGTGACGATGAGTTCCCTTGCGGATTTTCTCGGCGCTGTGTTGGCTGAGGGAACCTGGCGCGCAGGCCTGACTCCGGTACGTGTGCGTTGCCCGACCATCAGATCGCGGCGAAGTGCACTCACAATGCTTATCACCAAGACCCACAACAGGATCAGAAAGCCATATCGCAAAAGCGTCAACGTCAGGTCACTCATTCGGCGGCTCCGCCATTGGTGGGAATCAAGCGGAAAATAGCCCTTGCCCGGCCCATGGTGATGACAGAACCGTCTGTGAGCTCCGCTTGACCGTGTAACCGTTCCCCATTGACATAACTTCCGTTGGTGGAGCCGAGATCCACTGCGAGGACCGAGGAGCCTTTGCGGCGGATTTCGAGGTGTCTACGTGACACTCCGGTGTCTTCCACCCGAATATCAGCTTCAGCGGACCGTCCGATAATCGCCGATTCAAGCGTCAGCGAGTGGCGGTGGCCGTCTATGTCAAGAACGGGTTCATTGCGTGTGGGACGTCGCGAAGGGGCAGCCGGTGCCTTCGGCGCCGCGGATTGGCGCGGTTGGCCGGCCTTCTCGGTGGTGGAATCGATCTCCAACACACCGGCTTTCAGATCCGTATCCCGCATGAAGGACACGCGCACCGGGCCGCGAAGCGTGTAGTTCTGGCTGTTGACGTGCTTAATCACGACGTCGCAGAGTTCCTCGGCGAGGGGAGCGCCCCACTCCTGAGCGTGGGCAAAATCGGCTGCCGAGAGACGGGCGGCGAAAACATTGGGGGCGAGGGTGCGGCCCTCTCCGATCGTGTAAGACTTGTTGTCCAGTTCGCGGCGCAGCGCGCTGGCGATTTCTACCGGCTGAACTTCCGCCTTTGAACCCGTGGAGAAGGCGCCGCGGACTACCTTTTCAATGCCGCGCTCGACGTTGTCGAGAATGCCCATTCGTTGCCTCCTCCCGTTGTGTCATATCTGATTCCGCTCCAGCTGAGGCTACCCGTCCCATCCGACGGGTAGGCACCGAGCAACGATAATCGTGCCCGGACTGCCTCGTGCATACTTCCCGATACTACTTGGGGAGTATGGAAATGACCTTAATCAGGGCATTGTCGAAGCCAATTAGTGATAACGATTCGTGCTCCCGGTTAGTTGCACGGTGTCCACCATCTCAGGCTTCGCGTCTCCTCAAGAGATTGGCGGTTGCAGACCGGCAAAGGTAGGCGGACGTGGTTTAGGTTAAACGGCATGACTTTGGTTATGATGGATCTCGCTGTTCTTGGAGGTTTCGACCTCCAAAGCACTATGCGCGAGTGGCGGAACGGCAGACGCGCTGGCTTCAGGTGCCAGTATCCGAAAGGGTGTGGGGGTTCAAATCCCCCCTCGCGCACAGAAAACAAAGAGCACCTCCGGCTGTGTCCGGGGGTGCTCTTTGTTTTATCTGAGCCGCAGTGGGCGGACCGGCGTTTTCTAGGTGAATTCCACCGTGAACTATTGGTCAGATGCGCTCTTGGGAACCCGCACCGTGCGTTTGTAGGTGAGCAGATTCAGAGCAGGTTCAGCGAAACGAGCGATGACGGGGCCACTGACTGCCATGATCAGGACGTATGCGGTTGCCAGAGCGGCCAGTTCCGGAACAACGGCACCGGAGGCGACCGCGAGTCCCGCGATAATAATAGAGAACTCACCGCGCGCGACGAGCGCCGCGCCAGCTCTGGCCCGTCCAGGTCTTCCAATTCCCTGACGTTTTGCCGCCCACCATCCGGTAGTCACTTTGGTGCAGACGGTAACGAAGGCCAGAACGAGTGCCCAACCAAGGACAGGCGGAATCGTAGAGGGGTCCGTATTCAGCCCGAAGACAACGAAGAACATCGCGGCAAAGAGATCTCGCATCGGCTCCATGACACGCGTTGCGGTTTCTGCTGCGGCTCCAGAAATTGCGATGCCGAGGAGGAACGCACCCACAGCGGCTGAGACTTGCAGCGCAGCCGTGACACCGGCTACCAGCAGGGCCGCGCCGAACAGAGTGAGTAGAAAAACTTCTCGGTCCTTGTTATCGATCACTGCTGAAACTACTCTGCTGAAACGCAAGGCGATCACGAGCACGATGGTGACCACGAGCAGGGAAATTCCTACCGCCTGAAGGCCCCCAAGAAAACTGACGCCGGAGAGTACGGCCGTGAGAATGGGAAGGTAGACCGCCATGGCCAGGTCTTCGAATACGAGCAGGGAAAGAACGATGGGCGTTTCGCGGTTCCCGAGTCGCCCCAGATCCGTCAGCACCTTGGCGATAATGCCCGAGGAGGAAATGTACGTCACGCCGCCCATGACCAACGCCCCAACCGGGCCCCAACCCAGGACGAACGCGACGACTGCACCCGGTATGAAGTTCAAAACGATGTCGAGAACCCCTGCCATCCAGGATTGACGCATCCCAGTGACCAGTTCTCTTGCAGTGTATTCCAGGCCCAACATCAGCAGTAGGAGGATGACTCCAATTTCGCTGGCGATCGCGCTGAAATCCTCTAGACCACCCAGCTCAACGAAACCACCGGATCCAAAGAACAACCCGCCCAGCAAATACAGCGGGATCGGCGACATCCCGATCTTCCCGGCGAGGCGTCCAAGAATCCCGAGGCCGAAAAAGACGGCGCCCAGTTCAATGAGTGTGACAGTACTGCTAGCCATGCACCGTCATCCGAGGAGAATATTGGCTGCCTTGTCCAGCCCTTCCGACGTTCCAACGGCGACAACCAGATCTCCGGCAGCAAAGCCGAAATCCGGAGTCGGAGATGGCTGTACCTGACCAGCGCTGAGGACGGCCACCACAGAAACGCCGGTTTTGGTCCGCAGCTGCGTATCTCCCAGCTTTCGGCCGTCGAACGGCGAACCCTTCGCAATAAGAAATTGACGAGTGTTTACTCCGGGGAGGTCTCGGTGCTCCTTGGTGAGCTGAGCTACAAGCTGCCGTGCGCCGAGGAGGTTCCCGAGGGTCGCTGCCTCATCCGATGTGAGCGGCATTGATGCGAGACAACCATCCGGGTCATCTTCGCGGGACACAATGAGCGCCATGTCGCCGTCACGAAGGGACAGGACACCGATCCGGCGCCCAGCGGCCGTTGTGATTTCCTTACGGATTCCGATCCCGGGAAGCGGGGTTTCATCAACGATCATCCATCAATCCTAGACCCGCGGATACTAATGGGAATCCTTCGCCTGACGCGTCTCGCGCACACGCTTTTCCTCGGTGCGGACCTGCGCCATGCTTGCGCGCTCATCCACCAGCCACTGCGG
This region of Arthrobacter roseus genomic DNA includes:
- a CDS encoding cation:proton antiporter regulatory subunit, coding for MIVDETPLPGIGIRKEITTAAGRRIGVLSLRDGDMALIVSREDDPDGCLASMPLTSDEAATLGNLLGARQLVAQLTKEHRDLPGVNTRQFLIAKGSPFDGRKLGDTQLRTKTGVSVVAVLSAGQVQPSPTPDFGFAAGDLVVAVGTSEGLDKAANILLG
- a CDS encoding cation:proton antiporter, with protein sequence MASSTVTLIELGAVFFGLGILGRLAGKIGMSPIPLYLLGGLFFGSGGFVELGGLEDFSAIASEIGVILLLLMLGLEYTARELVTGMRQSWMAGVLDIVLNFIPGAVVAFVLGWGPVGALVMGGVTYISSSGIIAKVLTDLGRLGNRETPIVLSLLVFEDLAMAVYLPILTAVLSGVSFLGGLQAVGISLLVVTIVLVIALRFSRVVSAVIDNKDREVFLLTLFGAALLVAGVTAALQVSAAVGAFLLGIAISGAAAETATRVMEPMRDLFAAMFFVVFGLNTDPSTIPPVLGWALVLAFVTVCTKVTTGWWAAKRQGIGRPGRARAGAALVARGEFSIIIAGLAVASGAVVPELAALATAYVLIMAVSGPVIARFAEPALNLLTYKRTVRVPKSASDQ